A DNA window from Citrobacter tructae contains the following coding sequences:
- a CDS encoding HNH endonuclease, with amino-acid sequence MNVRGNDGRQLNAACSIKKEDGCFGLVLESWGPSKRNSDYNEALEIIIERLQGKGVKRIIPYIASAPLRKSIPEIWSRRLCDSGYFDIDSKPAQYLRNELCKLQRYFSNTERRETPSGNRTKRILISVEGFDVVESWHSVVEGDFSYYSVPTFDENELFLRTQQLANFKLSEPDGIQTPQSKISALKIYARSPEVKAWILQESKGICSLCLKAAPFRMPNGAPFLEVHHIIPLSEGGKDTPSNCAALCPNCHRAVHYSIEASSLQTKLKELKASLKNTSSALIDEI; translated from the coding sequence ATGAATGTTCGGGGAAACGATGGTCGGCAATTAAATGCTGCATGTAGTATCAAAAAAGAAGATGGTTGTTTTGGACTTGTTTTGGAGTCCTGGGGGCCTTCAAAAAGGAATTCTGATTACAATGAAGCATTAGAGATCATTATAGAAAGACTACAGGGTAAAGGTGTTAAGCGTATTATACCTTATATAGCTTCAGCCCCATTAAGGAAAAGTATCCCTGAAATATGGAGCAGAAGGCTATGTGATTCTGGTTATTTTGATATTGATTCTAAGCCTGCTCAATATCTTCGTAATGAATTGTGTAAGCTGCAACGTTATTTCAGTAATACTGAGCGACGAGAAACGCCTTCAGGAAATAGAACAAAACGAATATTAATTAGTGTTGAAGGATTTGATGTCGTTGAATCGTGGCATTCGGTAGTTGAAGGTGATTTTTCTTACTATAGCGTTCCAACCTTTGATGAAAATGAATTATTTCTCCGGACTCAACAACTAGCTAATTTTAAGTTATCTGAACCAGATGGTATCCAAACCCCTCAGAGCAAAATTTCTGCTCTAAAAATTTATGCAAGATCTCCGGAAGTCAAGGCGTGGATATTGCAGGAAAGTAAAGGAATATGCTCATTATGCCTTAAAGCGGCACCATTTCGAATGCCTAACGGCGCACCATTTCTGGAAGTCCACCATATCATTCCACTAAGTGAAGGAGGTAAGGATACGCCTAGTAATTGTGCTGCATTATGTCCAAATTGCCACAGGGCGGTACATTACAGTATTGAGGCGAGTTCATTACAAACAAAGCTCAAAGAACTTAAAGCAAGTTTGAAAAATACATCATCAGCACTGATAGATGAAATCTAG